A window of the Capricornis sumatraensis isolate serow.1 chromosome 9, serow.2, whole genome shotgun sequence genome harbors these coding sequences:
- the LOC138085633 gene encoding olfactory receptor 7A17-like, giving the protein MVPGNNTQISEFVLLGFSKEPALQPLIFGLFLSMYLITVFGNLLIILAIISDSHLHTPMYFFLSNLSFVDVCFVSTTIPKMLLNIITQTKVITYEDCLTQMYFFLLFVQLDNFLLTVMSYDRFIAICHPLHYTVIMNPVFCGLLVLISWLIGALNSLLQSLLSLRLSFCTVLEIPHFFCEFKEMIQLACSNTFLNNVMMYFAIGLFGGGPFTGICYSYSKIAFSIGGISSARGKYKAFSTCASHLSVVSLFYCTGLGVYLSSAATHGSHSSATASVMYTVVTPMLNPFIYSLRNKDIKRFLRRFFGMAAIKGPIVLRLKKCQLLQHSKH; this is encoded by the coding sequence ATGGTACCAGGCAACAACACACAAATTTCAGAATTTGTTCTTCTGGGATTTTCAAAGGAACCAGCATTGCAGCCCCTCATATTTGGCCTTTTCCTCTCCATGTACCTGATCACTGTGTTCGGAAACCTGCTCATCATCCTGGCCATTATCTCAGattcccacctccacacccccatgtacttcttcctctccaacctgtCCTTTGTAGACGTCTGCTTCGTCTCCACCACTATTCCAAAGATGCTGCTGAATATAATAACTCAAACCAAAGTCATTACCTATGAAGACTGCCTCACCCAGATGTATTTTTTCCTACTGTTTGTACAGTTGGACAACTTCCTTCTGACAGTAATGTCCTATGACCGCTTCATAGCCATCTGCCACCCTCTGCACTACACAGTCATCATGAACCCTGTTTTCTGTGGACTGCTGGTGCTGATATCATGGCTAATAGGTGCCTTGAATTCCTTGTTACAAAGCTTACTGTCATTACGACTGTCTTTCTGTACCGTCTTGGAAATCCCCCACTTTTTCTGTGAATTCAAAGAGATGATCCAACTTGCCTGTTCTAATACCTTTCTCAATAATGTGATGATGTATTTTGCAATTGGGCTGTTTGGTGGTGGTCCATTCACTGGGATATGTTACTCTTACTCTAAGATAGCTTTCTCCATAGGTGGAATCTCATCAGCTCGGGGGAAGTATAAAGCATTTTCCACCTGTGCATCTCACCTCTCAGTCGTCTCCTTGTTTTATTGTACAGGCTTAGGAGTGTACCTAAGCTCTGCTGCTACCCATGGATCACACTCAAGTGCAACAGCCTCTGTGATGTACACAGTGGTCACACCCATGCTGAATCCCTTCATCTACAGTCtgagaaataaagacataaagagaTTTCTAAGAAGGTTCTTTGGGATGGCAGCTATAAAAGGGCCAATTGTCCTGAGGCTGAAGAAGTGTCAGTTATTACAGCACTCAAAGCATTAG